In the genome of Aspergillus luchuensis IFO 4308 DNA, chromosome 2, nearly complete sequence, one region contains:
- the bbp gene encoding putative zinc knuckle transcription factor/splicing factor MSL5/ZFM1 (BUSCO:EOG09263MEM;~COG:A;~EggNog:ENOG410PFVG;~InterPro:IPR036612,IPR031150,IPR001878,IPR004087, IPR032570,IPR036875,IPR004088;~PFAM:PF16275,PF00013,PF00098;~go_function: GO:0003676 - nucleic acid binding [Evidence IEA];~go_function: GO:0003723 - RNA binding [Evidence IEA];~go_function: GO:0008270 - zinc ion binding [Evidence IEA];~go_function: GO:0045131 - pre-mRNA branch point binding [Evidence IEA];~go_process: GO:0000398 - mRNA splicing, via spliceosome [Evidence IEA]), which produces MAWRNQGITGSNNIPLGRRRFGGEEGPEDESRTATPASMPGAGDSAYKRGRSPVRAEPPADGVKKRKKRNRWGDAQENKAAGLMGLPTMIMANFTNEQLEAYTLHLRIEEISQKLRINDVVPADGDRSPSPPPQYDNFGRRVNTREYRYRKRLEDERHKLVEKAMKTIPNYHPPSDYRRPTKTQEKVYVPVNDYPEINFIGLLIGPRGNTLKKMESESGAKIAIRGKGSVKEGKGRSDAAHASNQEEDLHCLIMADTEEKVNKAKKLVHNVIETAASIPEGQNELKRNQLRELAALNGTLRDDENQACQNCGQIGHRKYDCPEQRNFTANIICRVCGNAGHMARDCPDRQRGSDWRNNNGGFGGRRAIGGGDAVDREMEQLMQELSGGAPGEDGHVPRRIEAGPDQGYDDRDVKPWQRGPPPSDVAPWQQRGRDRRDDYGSRDHGSAPPWAAQGRGGGGGGDYGYGSHGGYGAPGAAAASAAAAPWQQAAPPPPPGGQASYGYGAYPAYPGMGAPGAPPGLSVPPPPPGMPSMYYGSGSPPPPPPGEGPPPPPPSDQPPPPPPPA; this is translated from the exons atggcctggcGCAACCAGGGAATCACCGGGTCCAATAACATCCCTCTGGGCCGGAGACGGTttggaggtgaggagggccCGGAGGATGAGAGTCGCACCGCGACGCCTGCTTCTATGCCTGGTGCTGGTGACTCGGCCTACAAGCGTGGCCGCAGCCCTGTCCGAG CTGAACCCCCCGCCGACGGCgtcaagaagcgcaagaagcgTAACCGTTGGGGCGATGCGCAGGAAAACAAGGCTGCCGGTCTCATGGGTCTGCCGACCATGATTATGGCTAATTTCACCAATGAACAGCTGGAAGCGTATACCCTGCATTTGCGGATTGAGGAGATTAGCCAGAAGCTGAGGATTAATGATGTTGTGCCGGCTGATGGGGATAG atctccctctccccctcctcagTACGATAACTTTGGCAGACGTGTAAACACTAGGGAATACCGCTACCGGAAGCGTCTCGAGGATGAGCGCCACAAACTCGTCGAAAAGGCGATGAAGACTATTCCTAACTACCACCCGCCTTCTGACTACAGGCGTCCTACTAAGACCCAGGAGAAGGTCTATGTGCCTGTGAATGACTATCCAGAGATTAACTTCA TTGGCTTACTCATAGGACCTCGTGGTAATaccctgaagaagatggagtcgGAGTCTGGTGCCAAGATTGCCATTCGTGGTAAAGGCTCCgtcaaggaaggaaagggtcGCTCTGATGCCGCTCATGCCAGcaaccaggaagaagatcttcactGTTTGATTATGGCGGATACTGAGGAGAAGGTTAACAAGGCGAAGAAGTTGGTGCATAATGTCATTGAGACG GCTGCTTCGATCCCCGAGGGTCAGAACGAGCTCAAGAGGAATCAGCTCCGAGAGCTGGCTGCACTCAACGGTACTCTCCGTGACGACGAGAACCAGGCTTGCCAGAACT GTGGTCAAATCGGACACCGCAAGTACGACTGTCCTGAGCAGCGCAACTTCACCGCCAATATCATCTGTCGCGTCTGTGGTAACGCTGGTCACATGGCCCGTGATTGCCCCGACCGTCAGCGCGGCTCTGACTGGCGCAACAACAACGGTGGCTTCGGCGGCCGCAGGGCCATTGGCGGCGGTGATGCTGTCGACCGTGAGATGGAG CAACTCATGCAAGAATTGTCTGGTGGCGCGCCCGGCGAAGACGGCCATGTCCCTCGTCGGATCGAGGCTGGCCCCGATCAAGGTTATGATGACCGCGACGTGAAGCCATGGCAGCGCGGACCTCCGCCCAGTGACGTGGCTCCCTGGCAGCAACGAGGCCGCGACCGCCGTGACGACTACGGCTCCCGCGACCACGGCAGTGCGCCTCCATGGGCTGCACagggccgtggtggtggcggtggcggcgaCTATGGCTATGGCTCTCACGGTGGTTATGGTGCAcctggagctgctgctgcctccgccgctgctgctccttggcAACAGGCTGCTCCCCCGCCGCCCCCTGGCGGACAAGCATCGTACGGATACGGAGCTTATCCTGCGTACCCCGGCATGGGTGCCCCTGGCGCTCCTCCGGGTCTGAgtgttcctcctccgccgccgggCATGCCGTCGATGTACTACGGCTCTGGCAGcccaccccctccgcctcctggCGAGGGTCCCCCACCTCCG cCGCCTAGTGACCAgcctcccccgcctccccctcccgcTTAA
- a CDS encoding anion exchange family protein (COG:P;~EggNog:ENOG410PFMV;~InterPro:IPR003020,IPR011531;~TransMembrane:11 (o137-155i167-193o213-233i240-260o280-300i312-332o363-384i405-427o488-512i544-564o570-591i);~go_component: GO:0016020 - membrane [Evidence IEA];~go_component: GO:0016021 - integral component of membrane [Evidence IEA];~go_function: GO:0005452 - inorganic anion exchanger activity [Evidence IEA];~go_process: GO:0006820 - anion transport [Evidence IEA]), with amino-acid sequence MQAPSASTSGSHSGGSGGGGVLGGGGGGDTLPPSSSHSRRPWQSQQSQSQHLRPAMTTTASSIRSQHSTHNSHHEHTTRYQSSAGSGIGNAGEKEGEEKWYKIHLFRGMIQDVKRRAPFYWSDWTDAWDYRVVPATVYMYFANILPALAFSLDMFEKTNQSYGVNEVLLASVLAAVVFSVFAAQPLVIVGVTGPITVFNYTVYDIISPRGTNYLAFMCWIGIWSLIMHWLLAITNACNGLTYVTRFSCDIFGFYVAFIYLQKGIQVLTRQWGTAGETSAYLSIMVALLVLMSGWICGELGNSSLFKRWIRKFLEDYGTPLTIVFFTGFVHIGHMRDVEVARLPTSKAFFPTEERPWLVHFWDINVGDVFLAIPFAVLLTILFYFDHNVSSLIAQGTEFPLRKPAGFHWDLWLLGITTFVAGLLGIPFPNGLIPQAPFHTAALCVTRDVADEDDTNKGKAIRVTDHVVEQRVSNFAQGLMTLGTMTGPLLIVLHLIPQAVLAGLFFIMGVQALQGNGITQKLIFLAQDSGLTPASNPLKRIKRRLSIWAFVILELIGFGATFAITQTIAAIGFPVIILLLIPVRSFLFPWWFTQEELSILDAPTASPFTMESVGGTHGLSDAAAAAAASGRDDNRRDSKNGGGGDGVMMRRDESSSESAVEDDLERGEAYEMQRLGVRRRSTTGGVE; translated from the exons ATGCAGGCTCCATCTGCCTCCACCTCAGGCTCTcacagcggcggcagcggaggaggaggagtactaggaggaggagggggaggagacaCCCTCCCACCGTCGTCTTCGCATTCGCGCCGGCCGTGGCAGTCGCAGCAGTCGCAATCGCAACATCTCCGCccggcgatgacgacgacggcgAGCAGTATTCGCTCTCAGCACAGTACCCATAACAGCCATCATGAACATACTACCAGGTATCAGTCTTCCGCGGGGAGTGGGATTGGTAAtgctggggagaaagaaggagaagagaaatggTACAAAATCCATCTCTTCCGCGGCATGATTCAGGATGTTAAGCGCCGTGCTCCGTTCTATTGGAGTGATTGGACTGATGCGTGGGATTATCGCGTTGTGCCCGCGACGGTGTATATGTATTTTGCTAA TATTCTTCCTGCGCTGGCTTTCTCGTTGGATATGTTTGAGAAAACCAACCAGAGTTATGGCGTTAATGAGGTCTTGCTGGCGAGTGTGTTGGCTGCGGTGGTGTTTTCGGTCTTTGCGGCTCAGCCGTTGGTTATTGTGGGTGTTACTG GACCTATTACTGTGTTTAATTACACGGTTTATGATATCATCTCCCCCCGGGGAACGAATTATTTGGCGTTTATGTGCTGGATTGGGAT ATGGTCGTTGATCATGCATTGGCTGCTTGCCATTACCAATGCTTGTAATGGTCTCACTTATGTCACCCGTTTCTCGTGCGATATCTTCGGTTTCTATGTCGCCTTTATCTACCTCCAGAAGGGTATCCAGGTCCTCACTAGGCAGTGGGGAACCGCTGGTGAGACTTCCGCATATCTCAGTATCATGGTCGCCTTGCTAGTGCTTATGAGCGGCTGGATCTGTGGCGAGCTTGGTAATAGCAGTCTCTTCAAACGGTGGATTCGCAAGTTTCTGGAGGATTATGGCACGCCATTGACCATTGTGTTCTTTACTGGGTTTGTTCATATCGGCCATATGAGGGACGTCGAGGTGGCGAGACTGCCCACTAGCAAGGCATTTTTCCCGACAGAAGAGCGCCCGTGGCTGGTTCATTTCTGGGATATCAATGTCGGCGATGTGTTCCTTGCTATTCCGTTTGCGGTGCTGTTGAcgattctattctattttgATCATAATG TCTCGTCTCTCATCGCCCAAGGAACCGAGTTTCCTCTGCGCAAGCCAGCCGGCTTCCACTGGGACCTCTGGCTACTCGGAATCACCACCTTCGTGGCCGGTCTCCTGGgtatccccttccccaacggTCTCATCCCCCAAGCACCCTTCCACACGGCCGCTCTCTGCGTCACCCGCGACGTcgccgacgaagacgacacCAACAAAGGCAAAGCCATCCGCGTCACCGACCACGTCGTCGAGCAACGCGTCAGCAACTTCGCCCAAGGCCTCATGACCCTCGGCACCATGACCGGCCCTCTGCTCATTGTTCTGCACCTGATCCCCCAAGCCGTCCTGGccggcctcttcttcatcatgggcGTCCAAGCCCTCCAAGGCAACGGCATCACCCAGaaactcatcttcctcgcccaAGACAGCGGTCTCACGCCAGCATCCAACCCGCTCAAGCGCATTAAACGCCGTCTCTCCATCTGGGCGTTCGTTATCCTGGAGCTGATCGGCTTCGGCGCCACTTTTGCCATTACACAGACTATTGCTGCCATCGGTTTCCCGGTTATTATCCTGCTGCTTATCCCCGTCCGCTCGTTCTTGTTCCCCTGGTGGTTTACACAGGAGGAATTGTCCATTTTGGATGCCCCGACTGCTAGTCCATTCACTATGGAGAGCGTGGGCGGGACGCATGGGCTGAGTgacgctgctgctgctgctgctgcttcaggTCGGGATGATAATCGTCGTGATTCGAAgaatgggggtggtggtgatggggttaTGATGCGGAGGGATGAGAGCTCGTCGGAGTCggctgttgaggatgatTTGGAGCGAGGTGAGGCGTATGAGATGCAGAGGTTGGGTGTAAGGCGGAGGAGTACGACTGGTGGGGTGGAGTAG